DNA from Chitinophaga pendula:
CTGAAAACAAACATGGAAAAAAGGCCAAAACTAGGCGACCGGGATACACTTCTGGTTGATAATTACCTCTCTTTCACTAATGCAAAGGTGGGGTAGAAAGCTCATCGGGACAAGCGTTAAGCTGCTGTAAATTTGAAATGCGTATTTATACGCATTTTTTCGAGAAAGTTACTGATCTGTGGATATGGGGATGGGAATAAAAAGCGTGTTGAGCTGTGCCTACAGGGCCTGTGTCAAAATTGCGGAAAATTCATGACACAAAAATGTTATGCGGGTGCGATAGTGCATAAGTAATTATTTATAATAATTTTACCGCACTAAAAACTATACCCACATGAGTACTAACGAAATGAAGAAGAAGAAAATTGAATTTCCTACGGATGTAGGGGAATTCGTGCCCATTGACAAATGTAACAAATGGAGAGATAAGTATGATGAGCAGCATCAACGGCAGCGAAAGCAGGAAAAGTTCGTAAAGGCTTATTTTTTCGGGAAGGACAAGATACAGCATTTGCTGGACTACAAAAATGCGGTAGGTATCCGTATTTATTATGGTATTGATGTTGACGGTGATGGTATTGAGGACAAGAAAATGATCATATTTCCAGTGGATAAGCATGGAAAAGATATACACATCAAGCCTTTCAAAGTGAAGGCAAAACTGGAAGCGGCGGACCTGTCCGAGCCTGCTGAGTCGGCGGATTTTTCCGTAGCCAAGGCGGCCCCACCGATGGAGGATGATCCATTCAATGGCGGTGGCATGGATGGCGGATGGCCCTGTCCAGATCATTGTTAAGTCTAAACCAATCGGATAGGTGACAACATTAAAAGCAGTAAGCGTGAATATATTTTATGCAATGCTGGGGATCGAATGTTTACTTTTGATCCCCTTCAGCATAAAATGGAATCAATTAGATCGGTCAGCCAAGTCTATTTATTATTATCTGATCAGCAGTATCATTTTTGCCGGAGGTTCTATACTGCTCTCCCACTTTCATCATAACAACATGTGGTTGTTTACGATCATGCATTATCTGCAGTTTGCGATCCTTTCTCTTTTTTACATACAGGTAATACGGCAACCGGCAGTTAAGTTGGGTATTAAGATTGCGGTAGGTGTTGTATTATTTGTGGTATTAGCTGATTTTTTTGTGTTGGAGGGGAAAGGCTTTTTTAATTCCATTTCTGCAACCGTCCGGAATACTATCCTTATTACTTATGGCATTGTATTTTTCTGGCAATTATTACGTGATGACGACCTGATAAGGCGTTCCATTTACATTAACTCCTTACCTTCTTTCTGGTTTAATGCCGGACTTTTTATTTATCTGTGTAGTTCATTTCTATTTGGTCTGAGTGCAAATTTTCTGCACGGCACTTCTCCTGCCGAGAAAGAGTTAACCCTGGTGGTACTGGCATTTAATTATGTAGCTGGTATAATTCAGATATTTCTTTTTTATCTTGGGCTTCAAAAGATCAAAAAGGCGAGGACATGATGAACATAGTGGATATACTGGTGGTTGGTACCGCGTTCATGTTCACCTTGGGGGTACTGGTAGTGATACTGGTCATTCTTCAGCAGAAGCAGGTAATACAGCACAAACTGGCTTTACGGGACAAGGATCTGTTACTGCAACGGGAACGGCTGGTGGCTGTTCTCCAGGGGCAGGAGCTGGAGCGTAAGCGTATTGCGGAGGATCTGCATGATGAGGTGGGGGCACAATTGTCGGTGTTAAAGCTGAACATTGGTCAGTTGCAGCATCATCTGAAGAATGGCAATGGGGAGATGGAGCGGTTGAAGGAGACCAAGGACTTTACGGATACGATTATCCAGCAGTTACGTTTTATCAGTCAGAGTCTGCATCCGCAGGCGTTGGAAAACCTGGGGTTATCTCATGCGTTGGATTCTTTCTGCAGCCTGATGAACAAGAACAAGCAGGTGCAGATCTCTTATAAGACCTGTGGTAATACGCACCAGGTGGATAAGGAGAAGGCGTTGAACGTGTATCGTGTGGTGCAGGAGCTTATTAATAATATCCTGAAGCATGCGCAGGCGTCGCATATCCTGATCACTTACCAGAGTACGGCGAGTATGCTGACCATTCATGTGGAGGATGATGGTAATGGTCAGTTGTTGCGGACGTTGGATGAGTCGCGTAAGAAGACGGGCAGTTTGGGTATGAAAAACATTGAGAGCCGGTTAAATATTATAGGCGGGGCTATCCGTTTCAGCGGGAAGGAGCCTCATGGTACAATTGCTGAGATCAAATTGGAAAACTATCAACCTATGCAGGAAGCGCCTGTTTCCAGGTCTTTAACCCCCTTTTAGGGCACCGATAATTCCGGGAATCTGAAAACATTACTTGGCATGAATATGACTAATGCAGTAACTTGCTCATTATTAATGGTTAAACAGCCATCTTTAATGCAAACTGTCATTTTAATAACAAGCAATAAAACGTCCCCCCTATGGCGAACCATATCAAAGTAGCTATTGCGGATGATCATAAAATATTTCGCAGTGGCGTGATCAATACGCTGGTTCCATATGATAACATCAATGTTGTGCTGGAGGCAGAGGATGGTGCTCATTTGCTGGAGCACCTGGATGAGCATTTGCCGGATGTGATCCTGATGGATCTGAAGATGCCTAATATGGATGGGATACAGGCGACTATCCGGGTGAAGGAGAAGTATCCGCAGATGAAGATCATTATACTGACGATGTTTGAGGATGACAATTTTATTGTCCACCTGGTAGAGAACGGGGCGAATGCGTATCTGTTGAAGAATGCGGAGCCGGAGGAGATCTACGAGGCTATCTGCACTACGTATGATAAGGGTTTCTATTTCAATGAGAATGTGAACCTGGCATTGCTGAAGAAGGTATTGCATAAGAGCAAGCAGCAGTTCAAGCCGACGTTCAACAATAACGAGATACAGTTGAATGAGCGGGAGCTGGAGGTATTGCGTCTTATTTGCAATGAGTGTACGACGCAGGAGATCTCTGAGCAGATCTTTCTAAGTCCTCGTACGGTGGAGGGTATACGGCAGAAATTGCTGGAGAAGCTGAATGTAAAAAATACGGTAGGGCTGGTGTTGTACGCTTTCCGGAATGGCATGATAGAATAGCAGAATTAAACACCCTAATATGAAAACGTTACGTTACTTTACCCTTGCGGGCTGTGCGCTGATGTGCTGGGCACAAACATCGGTGGCACAGGGTCTGAAAACGCCCGCGCCCTCTCCTGCTCAGACTATTAAACAGGACTTTGCACTTTCTTCTGTAGAGGTTAGTTATTCCCGTCCGGCGATAAAAGGCCGTACGGTGATGGGCGACCTGGTTCCATATGGCAAGGTATGGAGAACCGGTGCTAATAATGCGACTACGATCACTTTCGGTGAGGATGTGATCTTCGGCGGTACCCCTGTAAAAGCAGGTAAGTATGGTTTGCTGACTATTCCGGGCCAACGCGAGTGGACGGTGATCCTGAGCAAGAGCCTGGATGTGACCTCTCCTTCTGCTTACAAGCAGGAGAACGATGTGGTTCGTGTGAAGGTAGCTCCTGTGGAGATGCCATTTGCGGTAGAGAGCTTTATGATCAACTTTGACGAGATCAGTGCGGATAAGATGACCATGATGCTGTTGTGGGATCGTATATTGGTACCTGTTGAGATCAAAGCGGAGATCGACGGTAAGATCGCTGCTGCTATTGATGCTGCGATGAAAGGTGACAAGAAGCCTTATTTCCAGGCGGCTATGTTCTATATGGAGACTGGCCGTGATAAGAAGCAGGCGCTTGCATGGCTGGATGCTGCTGCCAAGGAGAACCCGAAAGCTTTCTGGGTATTCCATAATAAGGCGAAGCTGCAGGCTGCTATGGGCGACAAAGCCGGTGCGAAAGCTACTGCGCTTCAGTCTATCGAACTGGCTAAAGCTGCCGGTAACGATGACTATGTAGCGTTGAACAACAAACTGATCGCTACTTTGTAGTTGATACCCTTACTATCTCATTAAATGGAAGGGCTGACCGTGATGGTCAGCCCTTCTTCGTTATGAGATCGTATGTCGGTGTGTATGATCAGTAGCATTCTTCTTCCCTATTCATAGCTGGTTTGCAGAATAGTTGGATGATAGCTGCCAGTACGAGTACGAGCAGGCATCCGATGGCGTTGAGCCAGAGGAAGGAGACGATATCTGATTTATAGACGGTGATGACGAGTACTTCAGAGATGATGGCGGCGTAGAAGATGGCCGTCCCACCTATCCATTTCATATAGAAAGCGACGAGGAATATGCCGAGTATGACGCCATAGAAGAGGGAGCCCAGGATATTGACGGCTTCGATGAGGCTTCCCAGCTGGCTGGCGAACTGGGCGACGGCGACGCAGAAGACGCCCCATACCAATGTCCACCATTTGGAGACGGACAGGTAATGTTCTTCGGTATTGCCGGTGCTGATCATCCGTTTATAGATATCGATCACGGTGGTGGATGCCAGTGAGTTGAGTGCGGCGGCGATGCTGCCCCATGCGGCCAGGAAGATGATGGCGATGAGCAATCCTACCAGTCCTTTGGGGAGGTTATTGACCACGAAGTGAAGGAATATATAATTGGTATCGTTGGTATCGGCGGCAGGGTCGGCTTTTTTAATGAGCTCGACGGCTTTCATGCGGACCTTGTCGGAAGCCATTTCTGTTGCTTTGAGTTGGCTTTTGGCGTTGGCGATGGCTGTTTCATCTTTTTGTTTGAGGGAAGCGGCCAATGTTTTCACCTGTTGTTGTTTGCGGGATGCCAGGGCGGCATGTTCCTGTTCGAGTGCTTTGAGGGCCGGGCCTTCTGCGGTGGTGTATACTTTGTTTAGTTGGGCCTGGTTGAAGAAAACGGGGCCTTTGAAGTAGAGATAGAATACGAATACGAGGGCACCGAGGAGTAGTATCAGGAATTGCATGGGTACTTTTACCAGGCCATTCATGAGGAGTCCGAGGCGGCTTTCGGTGACGGAGCGGGCGGTGAGGTAGCGGCCTACTTGGGACTGGTCGGTGCCGAAGTAGGATAATGCGAGGAAGAACCCACCGATGAGGCCACTCCATATATTATAGCGGTCTTTCCATTGGAAGTCGGTGACGATGACGTTGAGTTTGTCCATTTTGCCGGCGGTCATGAGGGCATCTTTGAAGCCGATGTCTGCGGGGAGGAGGTGGATGACCATCCATCCGGCGAGGAACATACCGACGAAGATGATCCCTAGCTGGAGGGTTTGGGTGTAGCTGACGGCTTTGGTTCCTCCTGCCATGGTATAGACGATGAGTAGTCCGCCCATGACGATATTGGTCCAATATATATTCCAGCCCAGCAGGGAGGACAGTATGATGGACGGGGCGTAAATGCTGATACCGGTGGATAATCCGCGCTGTATGAGGAACAGTGCGGAGGTGAGTGTGCGTGTTTTGAGGTCGAATCGCATCTCCAGGTATTCGTAGGCGGTATACACTTTCAATTTATGGAAGATGGGTACGAAGGTGATGCAGAGGATGACCATTGCGAGTGGCAATCCGAAGTAGTATTGTACGAATCGCATGCCATCGGTGAATGCCTGGCCTGGTGCGGACAGGAAGGTGATGGCACTTGCCTGTGTGCCTATGATGGATAATAGTACGATATACCAAGGCATGGATTGGCTACCCAGGAAGTAGTCGCTGATGTCCCGCTGGCCTCTGCTTTTCCAGATACCATAACATATGATGCCGGTTAGTGTGCCTATCAGCACGATCCAATCTGCTATACTCATGAAAAAGCTTTAGTGAAGAAATAGAAAAACAGTATTAATGCGACGAGGGTAAGGATGACCAGTGCATACCACATCCACCAGGCCGGGAATAATGGCGGGCGTTCTTTCATGATGTTGTATTAAGTGGTTTAGATTACAGGTTCATTATTTTCTTCCGGAGAGGAGTCCACCACCCAGCAGACCGAGTCCGAGGCCGATGAGCAGGCCTATGTGTACCCGTTTGATAGCGATCCCTATCACAATGCCTAGTATTATACACAGTCCGGCGGCGATGGAGCGGCGGGAGCTATCCGGCTTTTTTGCCATAATATTTATTTTTTATCGGAGAGCAAATTTATGAATAAGCGATAAGCTCCCGGTACGCCGGCTGGTAATTGGCGGAAGAAAGACAGGCCGGTGTATACGTATCTGCCTTTTCCGTAGCGGGCGATGATGGTGCTGCCGTCGCGGAGCGGTTCGTCTTTGTCTTGCATGGAGAAGAGTTTACCATACCGGTTATCTATATTTTCCGGGAAGTACAGTCCTCTTTCCTGTACCCAGCCATCGAAGTCCTGTTGGGACAATTTGTTGGGATACTGCATGATGTCTTTGGCGGCATCGAGTATTTGCACGGATGCGTTTTCGTCGGTGACCCTGTCCCTGGAGAGTGCGAATGGGTATGGGCCCAGTTCGGTGGTTACCAGCGGGCTATTGGTGTTGTATTGTACCAGGAGTGTTCCTCCATTCTTCACATATTCGAGCAGTCTGGGTTGCCAATATTTGAGGCGAGGGTTTGTATTATACGCTCTTACGCCGGTGATGATAGCATCGTACTGTTGGAGTGATCCATCCATGATCTCTTTTTCGCCCAGGAGGGAGACTTGATACCCTACCTGTTGGAGGGCGGCGGCCACTTTATCTCCTGCTCCTGCAATATATCCCAATTTGTTGCCATTGTGTTGCAGGCTGACGGTAACCAGCTTGCCCTGGGCGGTGGGGAATAATGTGATGGAGGGGATGTGGTCGTAGTTGATCTGGAGGATACTTTGCGTGTATTCTTTGCCGTTGACATTTATTACTACGGTGAAGGAGTCGGTTTTATTGGCACCATTGATCTTTGCGGGCGCGACGTGGAAGCGTATTTCTTTTTCGTCGCCTTTGCCGGAGAGTTCGAAAGGCTGGGTTTGTTCCTGTGCGGAGAATCCATGCGGGAGGCGTAAGGTAACGGCTCCTTTGGCGCCGGTGGTCATGGCCTTCAATTTAATTGGTACCACCTGGGCTTTTGTGTCGGTGAATATCCATACTGGCGTGGCCAATGTGGCGACTACGGGGGGAGCGATGACGAGGGATTCGTACAGTTCTCCTTTAACCGGGTCGGTGTATTTGTATTGGAAGGGTCTGTGGATGTTGAATGGTTGGCCGGCGATGGTGAGGTCGATGGACGCTTCCAGCGGCGGTATGTTTTCAGGATATCCTACCAACATTGGGTCGGGGATGCCGTATTCGCCAGCGGTATGGTCCTGGCGGAGCCAGTACGGTTGGGTAAATACGGTGGTATTGGGTACGTTGAGTTGTTGCGGGAAGGTGATTAGTTGTCCTGGCTGTAGGGAGGTGTTATTCAATGCGGTGTCTTTGCCGGGGATGTGCAGGCTGGACAGTTGTACATTGATATTACTGTTGACGATGAGTTGTACGGATGCTGGGGCGTTCTGTCCGGGAGTGAGGGTAGGTTGCTGGCTATAGGCTTCTACCCAGAGGCCGGTGCAGGCGATGACCAGTTGTTCTGTTTCTTTCAGTTTGATATCGCGCCAATAGCTCTGTGGTAGTTGTTGCAAGGCTTTACGGAGTTCGAGCAAGGCAGGAACGGCGGAGGCGGGGTTATCCATATTATATGCGGCGGTGGCATTGT
Protein-coding regions in this window:
- a CDS encoding sensor histidine kinase; the encoded protein is MMNIVDILVVGTAFMFTLGVLVVILVILQQKQVIQHKLALRDKDLLLQRERLVAVLQGQELERKRIAEDLHDEVGAQLSVLKLNIGQLQHHLKNGNGEMERLKETKDFTDTIIQQLRFISQSLHPQALENLGLSHALDSFCSLMNKNKQVQISYKTCGNTHQVDKEKALNVYRVVQELINNILKHAQASHILITYQSTASMLTIHVEDDGNGQLLRTLDESRKKTGSLGMKNIESRLNIIGGAIRFSGKEPHGTIAEIKLENYQPMQEAPVSRSLTPF
- a CDS encoding response regulator transcription factor; protein product: MANHIKVAIADDHKIFRSGVINTLVPYDNINVVLEAEDGAHLLEHLDEHLPDVILMDLKMPNMDGIQATIRVKEKYPQMKIIILTMFEDDNFIVHLVENGANAYLLKNAEPEEIYEAICTTYDKGFYFNENVNLALLKKVLHKSKQQFKPTFNNNEIQLNERELEVLRLICNECTTQEISEQIFLSPRTVEGIRQKLLEKLNVKNTVGLVLYAFRNGMIE
- a CDS encoding sodium:solute symporter, with amino-acid sequence MSIADWIVLIGTLTGIICYGIWKSRGQRDISDYFLGSQSMPWYIVLLSIIGTQASAITFLSAPGQAFTDGMRFVQYYFGLPLAMVILCITFVPIFHKLKVYTAYEYLEMRFDLKTRTLTSALFLIQRGLSTGISIYAPSIILSSLLGWNIYWTNIVMGGLLIVYTMAGGTKAVSYTQTLQLGIIFVGMFLAGWMVIHLLPADIGFKDALMTAGKMDKLNVIVTDFQWKDRYNIWSGLIGGFFLALSYFGTDQSQVGRYLTARSVTESRLGLLMNGLVKVPMQFLILLLGALVFVFYLYFKGPVFFNQAQLNKVYTTAEGPALKALEQEHAALASRKQQQVKTLAASLKQKDETAIANAKSQLKATEMASDKVRMKAVELIKKADPAADTNDTNYIFLHFVVNNLPKGLVGLLIAIIFLAAWGSIAAALNSLASTTVIDIYKRMISTGNTEEHYLSVSKWWTLVWGVFCVAVAQFASQLGSLIEAVNILGSLFYGVILGIFLVAFYMKWIGGTAIFYAAIISEVLVITVYKSDIVSFLWLNAIGCLLVLVLAAIIQLFCKPAMNREEECY
- a CDS encoding DUF2911 domain-containing protein; translated protein: MKTLRYFTLAGCALMCWAQTSVAQGLKTPAPSPAQTIKQDFALSSVEVSYSRPAIKGRTVMGDLVPYGKVWRTGANNATTITFGEDVIFGGTPVKAGKYGLLTIPGQREWTVILSKSLDVTSPSAYKQENDVVRVKVAPVEMPFAVESFMINFDEISADKMTMMLLWDRILVPVEIKAEIDGKIAAAIDAAMKGDKKPYFQAAMFYMETGRDKKQALAWLDAAAKENPKAFWVFHNKAKLQAAMGDKAGAKATALQSIELAKAAGNDDYVALNNKLIATL
- a CDS encoding PIG-L family deacetylase produces the protein MLLRNCIALLIGLTAAIPAWAQPSPSLNAAEIKLKLRKLDTLGSVLYVAAHPDDENTRLLGYLAQEKCYRTGYLSLTRGDGGQNLVGDEQGELLGLIRTQELLAARRIDGAEQFFTRARDFGFSKNPAETFTIWDRKKILGDVVWVIRKFQPDIIICRFPADSRAGHGHHTASAILAAEAFDAAADPKQYPEQLQYLKPWQAKRLLWNTYSFGSINTTADDQFKINVGVFNHLLGKGYGEIAAESRSQHKSQGFGVPAARGTALEYFTPIKGPAPKNNLLDGVSTSWDRIPNAGNIPALVDNATAAYNMDNPASAVPALLELRKALQQLPQSYWRDIKLKETEQLVIACTGLWVEAYSQQPTLTPGQNAPASVQLIVNSNINVQLSSLHIPGKDTALNNTSLQPGQLITFPQQLNVPNTTVFTQPYWLRQDHTAGEYGIPDPMLVGYPENIPPLEASIDLTIAGQPFNIHRPFQYKYTDPVKGELYESLVIAPPVVATLATPVWIFTDTKAQVVPIKLKAMTTGAKGAVTLRLPHGFSAQEQTQPFELSGKGDEKEIRFHVAPAKINGANKTDSFTVVINVNGKEYTQSILQINYDHIPSITLFPTAQGKLVTVSLQHNGNKLGYIAGAGDKVAAALQQVGYQVSLLGEKEIMDGSLQQYDAIITGVRAYNTNPRLKYWQPRLLEYVKNGGTLLVQYNTNSPLVTTELGPYPFALSRDRVTDENASVQILDAAKDIMQYPNKLSQQDFDGWVQERGLYFPENIDNRYGKLFSMQDKDEPLRDGSTIIARYGKGRYVYTGLSFFRQLPAGVPGAYRLFINLLSDKK